In the genome of Actinomadura luzonensis, the window CTTGTCCAGGCCGTAGTTGATGCTCATGGTGACGTCCTCGATGGCCAGCAGGTCGTTGAAGAGCGGGATGACCAGGGCCAGGGTGAGGTAGCCGTGCGCGATGGTGCCGCCGAAGGGGCCCTCCTTGGCGCGTTCGGCGTCCACGTGGATCCACTGGTGGTCGTCGGTGGCGTCGGCGAAGGTGTTCACCCGCTCCTGGCCGACCGGCAGCCACCGGCTGTGGCCCAGGTCCTCGCCGGCCAGCGCCTTGATGCCGGCCAGGCCGCGCGCGGTGGTGGTCATGCTGGGGTCTCCTTCGGGGTGAGGCCGAGCAGGCGGCAGGCGTTGTCCTTGAGGATCTTGGGGCGGACCTCGGGCTTGAGGTCGAGCTTGGCGAAGTCGGCCAGCCAGCGGTCCGGGGTGATCACGGGGTAGTCGGAGCCGAAGAGCACCTTGTCCTGGAGCAGGCTGTTGGCGTAGCGGACGAGCTGCGGCGGGAAGTACTTCGGCGACCAGCCGGACAGGTCGATGTAGACGTGCGGCTTGTGGGTGGCGACCGCCAGGGCCTCGTCCTGCCAGGGGAACGACGGGTGCGCCAGGATGATCCGCAGCTCGGGGAAGTCCACGGCCACGTCGTCCACCAGCATGGGGTTGGAGTGCTTCAGCCGGATGCCGCCGCCGCCCGGCACGCCGGCGCCGATGCCGGTCTGGCCGGTGTGGAACAGCGCAGGCACGCCCAGCTCCTCGATGGCCTCGTACAGCGGGTAGGCCATCGGGTCGTTCGGGGAGAAGCCCTGGATGCTGGGGTGGAACTTGAAGCCGCGCACGCCGTGCTCGGCGACCAGCCGCCGCGCCTCCCGTACGCCGGCCCGGCCTTTCCACGGGTCCACGCTGGCGAACGGGATCAGCACGTCGGGGTGCTCGGCGCAGCTCTCGGCGACCTCCTCGTTGGGGATGCGGGGGTGGCCGGTGGCGTGCTCGGCGTCCACGGTGAACACGACGGCGGCCATGTTCCGCTCGCGGTAGTAGGCCGCGGTCTCCTCGATGGTGGGCTGCCGGTGGCCCTGCGCCTTGAAGTACGCCTCCGAGGCGGCGAACAGCTCCGGGCTGAGCGAGCGGTGGCCGGTGCGGGAGACCTCGGCGTGCGTGTGCACGTCGATGGCGGTCAGCCGGTCGGGGTCCATTATTTCGCCCCCTTCGGGGCGGGGATGCCGTAGGTCTCCGGTTCGGCGCCCACGCCGGTGCTCCACTGCTCGGCGATCGCCTCGGCGCTCCAGCCGCCGTCCATGAACGCCACCGCCTTCTCCCGCGGATGCGCCCACAGGGCGAGCCGGTCGCCGCCGACGCCGATGGCCTGACCGGTCACCCCGGCGGACGCGTCGGAGGCCAGGAACGTGACGAGCCCGGCCACGTCGTCCACGGTGCCGAGGCCCTCGTCCCT includes:
- a CDS encoding MaoC family dehydratase, translated to MTTTARGLAGIKALAGEDLGHSRWLPVGQERVNTFADATDDHQWIHVDAERAKEGPFGGTIAHGYLTLALVIPLFNDLLAIEDVTMSINYGLDKVRFPSPVRVGSRIRLGAVVAEVTDVPGDGVQMVCDFTVEAEGSAKPACVARAVYRHYA
- a CDS encoding amidohydrolase family protein encodes the protein MDPDRLTAIDVHTHAEVSRTGHRSLSPELFAASEAYFKAQGHRQPTIEETAAYYRERNMAAVVFTVDAEHATGHPRIPNEEVAESCAEHPDVLIPFASVDPWKGRAGVREARRLVAEHGVRGFKFHPSIQGFSPNDPMAYPLYEAIEELGVPALFHTGQTGIGAGVPGGGGIRLKHSNPMLVDDVAVDFPELRIILAHPSFPWQDEALAVATHKPHVYIDLSGWSPKYFPPQLVRYANSLLQDKVLFGSDYPVITPDRWLADFAKLDLKPEVRPKILKDNACRLLGLTPKETPA